The genomic stretch CATTCTTTTTTCGCAAACCTTTCTCCATCAGAAATTGCAGTACATGTGCCATCGGAATGATCCTTTTTTTCAAACTTAACGAAAAAATTGTTGGTCCTTTGGTAAGGGCGAGAGCATCCCAACCCAACTGATTGACCCAAAAACTCATGACTGAATTAATTTTAGCAATGGATACTAACATACATTTAGGCTGCCTTTTAAATGCGTCGAGAACATTTTCATCCGACCAGCCCCATTTCTTATAGGCATCGACTTTCTCTTTCCACCGAGTTTTGGTTACTGTTATTTTTGCAGCCAATGCTACACCAAAGGCTGGTTTTGAAGGATTAAAACCCAAATTCTTTAATTCCTCCACCAGCTCCAACATGTCAGGTGTATCCAATATCCGAGGCCGCCTCTGAAGCAATCTTGCAATGCTAGAGTCTAGCACTCCGTTCTCAATTAAGATTCTAATGTTACGCGACACTTGAGGGTGACTAAGTAAAGTTGGATTGTGAACAGCACAAGCAATAGTGTCCTTGTCGGATTGAAGGAATCTATGTGTCAATTCATAGGTTGGGACAATTTGATTCTTGAGGCTTGGAGATAAAACACGGGGTGTTTTAGTGACAAGTTTAACAATGTCGGAGTAAGAGGCGCCTTTGGAGAGAAAAAATTGAAACTTTGGCAACACCGTTTTGGATGGATTGCAGGAAAGGAGATAGGGTCCCTTTGCAATCAAATCGCGTAGTTGGGGTTCTGAGAAACCGTGGTTTCTAAAGAAGTTGAGAACTGAATCAGGTTTTTGGGTGGTCTTGAATTTAACATTGTAAGTGGAGCAGAGTTTGGAAGCAAATTGTGGAGAGAAACCAAAGTTGTGGATGAGGTAGGAGACTGCAAATGAGGTTGAGTCGGAAGTGTTGGTGGAAAAATGGGGAGAAAACGGTGATGTTTGTGGGGAAGTTAAGGGTTTGAGATGGATTAGGGTTTTGTGGCGGCATGTAATGAAGTTGAACATGGTGAAAATTGAAAGCAACGGAAAATGGAAATTGAATAGGATAATTTGTGTTACCTTGAATCTATTCCTGCCGGCGGTGGACGGAGAAAACGGAATCCGATGCATACACAGAATATTTATGTTTCCCGGCGGTGAACGGCGAAAATAGCGACTTCATGGTGCAGCTTGGGTGCCTTCGGCGGAGGTGAATTGAATACTGGTACGGCTACGAGTTTGAAATTAGAAAAAACTAACATGAGACGATTTTATATAATGGAATATTAGAGTTAAGGCTATGTGCGGATTGGTAGTATTAGATGGAATGGATGAGATAGAATGGAATAGTATGGTATTTAATGAATTTCATTGTTTGGATTTACAAATAATGATGGAATGGAACATGATGGAATACATTCCATCTCATTCCATCCAATTccctattttttgttttattccatTCAATTCTTCATTTTTTGTTCCATCTAATTTGGGGTGTATGTGATGTAAtgagaaattttaaataaaataaccaaaCAATGAAGTGGGGTCTTTATTCCGTTCCGCTCAACTCCACTCCGCTCCGTTATCTTTCATTCTGCTCTGTTATGTTCCACCAATTTATGGGTCTGAGTGTTTAACATTCTTCTGATATGGGTTATGCGCCcatgattcatttgatataagGTTTTAGAAATAAGCGACGCTTGACATTCTAATTTCATTTTATCTTCGAGCTTCTCTCGGTGTCTCCTTTTGTTCACTTAGTTCACAGCCTCAAGTCATTCTTCAAGTTCCTTTTAAGTTTATATCTTTTGTTCATTTATTGTCTTAAGATGTTTCCTTTGAGAACCATGATTGTAGCTTGTATTCAGCTCACTATGAACTAAACCTATTGTAGTTAAGCAATGTGAAATTAATAAGCGTGTTTATGTTATATATTGTATGGTTAGTGCTTGCTTTACCATGTTTTGCGTGTTGAGTCCCGAGTTGGCTTCTCTAGGATTTAGCTGCTGTCTGAAGTTGTGTTCGAAAATTTTATTAAACGTCTTTGAAAAACGTATCCAACCAAAAATGAAAGTTTTATTAGACGTCTTTGAAAAACATATCCAACCAAGAGTCTGCTCTTCTTCCTTGTCCCCAAATTTAAATTTGATTCAAGACCGACGTATAAGGGACTCACCTCATTCATGGTGGAGTGGCCTATTTTTCTTTGCATTGTTTACcttttatatatacttttaagGGCTAAATATCCTTTTTTGTCCTTTATCTTGTACTCGAGGTCCAATTTAGTttcttaacttttaaaaagaccaTTTTGATCCCTTAACTCTACAAATTGGACCACGTTAGTCCTTTTCGTCTACTCTGTTAGTCAATGTCAATGGGTAAGGTTAGGTGGCACTTATGTGGAATGCCACGTGGCTAGACTGACTTTTGTGATAATTTTTTTATGgattgttattgttgttcttgatcttcatcttcttcctcattgtAT from Vicia villosa cultivar HV-30 ecotype Madison, WI linkage group LG4, Vvil1.0, whole genome shotgun sequence encodes the following:
- the LOC131595177 gene encoding uncharacterized protein LOC131595177, yielding MHRIPFSPSTAGRNRFKVTQIILFNFHFPLLSIFTMFNFITCRHKTLIHLKPLTSPQTSPFSPHFSTNTSDSTSFAVSYLIHNFGFSPQFASKLCSTYNVKFKTTQKPDSVLNFFRNHGFSEPQLRDLIAKGPYLLSCNPSKTVLPKFQFFLSKGASYSDIVKLVTKTPRVLSPSLKNQIVPTYELTHRFLQSDKDTIACAVHNPTLLSHPQVSRNIRILIENGVLDSSIARLLQRRPRILDTPDMLELVEELKNLGFNPSKPAFGVALAAKITVTKTRWKEKVDAYKKWGWSDENVLDAFKRQPKCMLVSIAKINSVMSFWVNQLGWDALALTKGPTIFSLSLKKRIIPMAHVLQFLMEKGLRKKNASLTSPFMVPEKYFRDMFIKRFDESSYILKLYEEKRNLACTAEKTCM